A stretch of the Cellulomonas sp. WB94 genome encodes the following:
- a CDS encoding RDD family protein: MGRRLLAYLVDQVAVVACGGGLLLGALLPVVRATVAGTPSGTEVPVADPTTLLLGWCMLAALAIFQWWAQGARGWTVGKYLLGLRIVDVRSGRPVGMRRIVVRGLVVVAGTLVLGVGQLVVLASPLWDRSGRNRGWHDRSAGDEVVDLRTGTLPPPRPQVRRTRGSEPQRRSAVSGPPTATVTVVPTGAPRGALAHGSDALPRYQQRDEALHDEALHDEASHDEPSRREVLRRGARADAAAATEAARDAAARRLDALLSDRRTGGPALVMPPLAEPGVAPDVDTRALAVVRPAVFGLDPELEQTRYAPLRPDERPDETPAAPGLDPATADLELSDGRVVTVTRSLLVGRNPGGGDDSQVIRVDDPGRSVSKTHLQVGLDTAGVWVADRGSTNGTIVTLADGAQIVCGPGQRVRLPAGATVSFGDCGLRVVRAPGAATRA, encoded by the coding sequence ATGGGGCGGCGCCTGCTCGCCTACCTCGTCGACCAGGTCGCGGTCGTCGCGTGCGGCGGCGGGCTGCTGCTCGGTGCGCTGCTGCCGGTTGTGCGTGCGACGGTCGCCGGCACCCCGTCCGGGACCGAGGTTCCGGTCGCCGACCCGACAACCCTGCTGCTCGGCTGGTGCATGCTCGCCGCACTCGCGATCTTCCAGTGGTGGGCGCAGGGCGCGCGAGGCTGGACCGTCGGCAAGTACCTGCTCGGTCTGCGCATCGTCGACGTGCGGTCCGGTCGGCCCGTCGGCATGCGGCGCATCGTCGTGCGCGGGCTGGTGGTCGTCGCCGGCACGCTCGTGCTCGGAGTCGGCCAGCTGGTCGTGCTCGCGTCGCCCCTGTGGGACCGGTCCGGCCGCAACCGCGGCTGGCACGACCGGTCCGCCGGTGACGAGGTCGTCGACCTGCGCACAGGGACCCTGCCGCCGCCGCGACCGCAGGTTCGCCGCACTCGCGGCTCGGAGCCGCAGCGGCGGTCGGCTGTCTCCGGGCCCCCGACGGCGACCGTGACGGTCGTGCCGACCGGGGCTCCCCGCGGTGCCCTGGCGCACGGATCCGACGCGCTGCCGCGCTACCAGCAGCGCGACGAGGCGCTGCACGACGAGGCGCTGCACGACGAGGCGTCGCACGACGAGCCCTCGCGCCGCGAGGTGCTCCGTCGTGGGGCTCGTGCGGACGCGGCCGCCGCCACCGAGGCCGCCCGCGACGCGGCCGCGCGTCGCCTCGACGCGCTCCTGTCCGACCGGCGCACGGGCGGCCCGGCGCTGGTGATGCCGCCGCTCGCGGAACCAGGCGTCGCGCCGGACGTGGACACGCGCGCGCTCGCGGTCGTGCGCCCGGCGGTCTTCGGGCTCGACCCCGAGCTCGAGCAGACCCGCTACGCACCGCTTCGGCCCGACGAGCGCCCTGACGAGACCCCGGCCGCGCCAGGGCTCGACCCGGCCACCGCTGACCTCGAGCTGAGCGACGGCCGCGTCGTGACGGTGACGCGCAGCCTGCTCGTCGGCCGCAACCCTGGCGGCGGCGACGACTCGCAGGTGATCCGAGTCGACGACCCGGGGCGGTCGGTCTCCAAGACGCACCTGCAGGTCGGGCTGGACACGGCCGGCGTCTGGGTCGCGGACCGTGGGTCGACGAACGGCACGATCGTCACGCTCGCCGACGGCGCGCAGATCGTCTGCGGTCCGGGCCAGCGGGTGCGGCTGCCGGCGGGGGCGACCGTGTCGTTCGGCGACTGCGGCCTCCGCGTCGTTCGCGCCCCGGGGGCGGCCACGCGGGCCTAG
- a CDS encoding metal ABC transporter permease yields MLASPLMQRAFLAAILVGAAAPVVGTFLVQRRMSLMGDGIGHVALTGVALGWLVGNWAGLAPHDALAVPGAVVAAIIGSVVIELVRERGQTNGDLALALMFYGGIAGGVLLIKVAGGTNANLISYLFGSISTVSVADLAWTVVLAAGVLAAGVGLRAALFAVSHDEEFARASGIPVRLLNMLIATIAALTVTVAMRVVGLLLVSALMIVPVAVAQLYARSFSRTMAVASGIGVAVSIVGLAITYWEDFPPGATIVVLAIGVYGVAATLRPLLQRPQPADDPHPDVTDDVLIADSAAD; encoded by the coding sequence ATGCTGGCTTCGCCCCTGATGCAGCGCGCCTTCCTCGCCGCCATCCTGGTCGGGGCAGCGGCCCCCGTCGTCGGCACGTTCCTGGTCCAGCGCCGGATGTCGCTCATGGGAGACGGCATCGGGCACGTCGCGCTCACCGGTGTCGCGCTCGGCTGGCTCGTCGGCAACTGGGCGGGCCTGGCGCCGCACGACGCGCTGGCCGTCCCCGGCGCCGTGGTCGCGGCGATCATCGGCTCGGTCGTCATCGAGCTCGTGCGCGAACGCGGGCAGACCAACGGCGACCTCGCGCTCGCGCTGATGTTCTACGGCGGGATCGCGGGCGGCGTGCTGCTCATCAAGGTCGCCGGCGGCACGAACGCCAACCTCATCAGCTACCTCTTCGGGTCGATCTCGACCGTGTCCGTCGCCGACCTCGCCTGGACGGTCGTGCTCGCGGCCGGTGTGCTCGCGGCCGGTGTCGGGCTGCGGGCCGCGCTGTTCGCCGTGAGCCACGACGAGGAGTTCGCGCGGGCGAGCGGGATCCCGGTCCGGCTGCTCAACATGCTCATCGCGACCATCGCCGCGCTGACGGTGACCGTCGCGATGCGCGTCGTCGGCCTGCTGCTCGTCAGCGCCCTCATGATCGTGCCGGTCGCGGTCGCTCAGCTGTACGCGCGGTCGTTCAGCCGCACGATGGCGGTCGCCAGCGGGATCGGCGTCGCCGTGAGCATCGTCGGGCTCGCCATCACCTACTGGGAGGACTTCCCGCCCGGGGCGACGATCGTCGTCCTCGCGATCGGTGTGTACGGCGTGGCGGCGACCCTGCGGCCGTTGCTGCAGCGGCCACAGCCCGCCGACGACCCGCACCCGGACGTCACCGACGACGTGCTCATCGCGGACAGCGCGGCAGACTGA
- a CDS encoding ABC transporter ATP-binding protein, with translation MTSSQRPAALELHDLHKSYGSVHAVVGLDLVVEPGEIVAFLGPNGAGKTTTIDMVLGLSRPDSGSVSVFGLDPAEAITRGRVSAVMQTGGLLKDITVAETVQLTASLFGLTRPVTDVLERAGIVSIADRMVGACSGGQQQRLRFAMALVPEPDLLVLDEPTTGMDVEGRREFWRAIRADAARGRTVIFATHYLDEADAYADRIVLVRQGVVVADGSAAEVKNLSSGRVVSATLPGAGLAELAAMPGVDRAEVRGERVLLQTADSDRVVRHLLTATPARDLEISSHNLEDAFIALTSDGAHLTTPSLTTAGSTR, from the coding sequence ATGACGTCCTCACAGCGACCGGCAGCCCTGGAGCTGCATGACCTGCACAAGAGCTACGGCTCGGTGCACGCCGTCGTCGGGCTCGACCTCGTGGTCGAGCCCGGCGAGATCGTCGCCTTCCTCGGACCGAACGGTGCCGGCAAGACGACCACCATCGACATGGTGCTCGGCCTGAGCCGCCCTGACTCGGGGAGCGTGTCGGTGTTCGGGCTCGACCCCGCCGAGGCGATCACCCGCGGGCGGGTCTCCGCGGTGATGCAGACCGGCGGCCTCCTCAAGGACATCACCGTCGCCGAGACCGTGCAGCTCACGGCGTCGCTGTTCGGCCTGACCCGGCCGGTCACGGACGTCCTCGAACGTGCCGGGATCGTATCGATCGCCGACCGCATGGTCGGCGCGTGCTCGGGCGGTCAGCAGCAGCGGCTGCGGTTCGCGATGGCGCTCGTCCCCGAGCCCGACCTGCTCGTGCTCGACGAGCCGACGACGGGCATGGACGTCGAGGGTCGCCGCGAGTTCTGGCGGGCGATCCGGGCCGACGCGGCGCGGGGCCGTACGGTGATCTTCGCGACCCACTACCTCGACGAGGCCGACGCCTATGCCGACCGCATCGTGCTCGTCAGGCAGGGGGTCGTCGTGGCGGACGGCAGCGCGGCCGAGGTCAAGAACCTGTCGTCGGGCCGGGTCGTCTCGGCCACGTTGCCCGGCGCCGGCCTCGCCGAGCTCGCGGCCATGCCCGGCGTCGACCGGGCCGAGGTCCGCGGCGAGCGGGTCCTGCTGCAGACGGCCGACTCCGACCGCGTCGTGCGGCACCTGCTGACCGCGACGCCCGCGCGCGACCTCGAGATCTCGTCGCACAACCTCGAGGACGCGTTCATCGCGCTCACGTCCGACGGCGCGCACCTCACCACCCCGTCCCTCACGACCGCAGGGAGCACGCGATGA
- a CDS encoding glycine--tRNA ligase, with product MSVNVAPSRLDAVTSLAKRRGFVFPSGEIYGGTRSAWDYGPLGVELKENIKKQWWRTMVTSRDDIVGLDSAVILPRQVWVASGHVGVFTDPLTECQSCHKRFREDHLLEEFEEKKGRAPENGLADIACPNCGTRGQWTEPRDFNMMLKTYLGPVEDESGLHYLRPETAQGIFVNFANVVTTSRKKPPFGIGQIGKSFRNEITPGNFIFRTREFEQMEMEFFVEPGTDETWHQYWIDARTDWYTDLGIARENLRHYEHPQEKLSHYSKRTVDIEYRFGFQGSEWGELEGIANRTDFDLKTHTEHSGQDLSYFDQAKNERWVPYVIEPAAGLTRSLMAFLVESYTEDEAPNTKGGVDTRVVLKLDPRLAPVKAAVLPLSRNEALSPKARDLAAELRRSWNIEFDDAGAIGRRYRRQDEIGTPFCITVDFETLDDQAVTIRHRDDMSQVRVALDQVSAYLAARLIGA from the coding sequence ATGAGTGTGAACGTGGCCCCGTCCCGTCTTGACGCCGTCACCTCCCTGGCCAAGCGCCGTGGGTTCGTCTTCCCGTCCGGTGAGATCTACGGCGGGACCCGGTCCGCGTGGGACTACGGACCCTTGGGCGTCGAGCTCAAGGAGAACATCAAGAAGCAGTGGTGGCGGACGATGGTCACGAGCCGCGACGACATCGTCGGGCTGGACTCCGCGGTGATCCTGCCCCGCCAGGTCTGGGTCGCGTCCGGCCACGTCGGGGTGTTCACGGACCCGCTCACCGAGTGCCAGAGCTGCCACAAGCGGTTCCGCGAGGACCACCTGCTCGAGGAGTTCGAGGAGAAGAAGGGCCGCGCGCCCGAGAACGGCCTCGCCGACATCGCCTGCCCGAACTGCGGGACGCGCGGGCAGTGGACCGAGCCGCGCGACTTCAACATGATGCTCAAGACGTACCTCGGCCCGGTCGAGGACGAGTCCGGGCTGCACTACCTGCGCCCCGAGACCGCGCAGGGCATCTTCGTGAACTTCGCCAACGTCGTCACGACGAGCCGCAAGAAGCCGCCGTTCGGCATCGGCCAGATCGGCAAGTCGTTCCGCAACGAGATCACCCCCGGCAACTTCATCTTCCGGACGCGCGAGTTCGAGCAGATGGAGATGGAGTTCTTCGTCGAGCCCGGGACCGACGAGACGTGGCACCAGTACTGGATCGACGCGCGCACCGACTGGTACACCGACCTCGGCATCGCCCGCGAGAACCTGCGCCACTACGAGCACCCGCAGGAGAAGCTGTCGCACTACTCCAAGCGGACCGTCGACATCGAGTACCGCTTCGGGTTCCAGGGCAGCGAGTGGGGCGAGCTCGAGGGCATCGCGAACCGCACCGACTTCGACCTCAAGACGCACACCGAGCACTCCGGCCAGGACCTGTCGTACTTCGACCAGGCCAAGAACGAGCGCTGGGTGCCCTACGTCATCGAGCCCGCGGCGGGGCTGACGCGCTCGCTCATGGCGTTCCTCGTCGAGTCCTACACCGAGGACGAGGCACCTAACACCAAGGGCGGCGTCGACACCCGGGTGGTCCTCAAGCTCGACCCGCGCCTCGCGCCGGTCAAGGCGGCGGTGCTGCCGCTGTCGCGCAACGAGGCGCTCTCGCCCAAGGCGCGCGACCTCGCTGCCGAGCTGCGCAGGAGCTGGAACATCGAGTTCGACGACGCCGGGGCGATCGGCCGCCGCTACCGTCGCCAGGACGAGATCGGCACGCCGTTCTGCATCACGGTGGACTTCGAGACGCTCGACGACCAGGCCGTGACGATCCGCCACCGCGACGACATGTCGCAGGTCCGGGTCGCGCTCGACCAGGTCTCGGCGTACCTCGCTGCCCGGCTGATCGGCGCCTGA
- a CDS encoding isoprenyl transferase, producing MPVPPPPHPSGARPPVIPRSLVPKHVAVVMDGNGRWANARGLPRTAGHAAGEASLLDVVAGAIEIGVTHVSAYAFSTENWKRSPEEVRFLMGFNRDVLRRRRDLMDSWGVRVRWAGRRPRLWKSVIDELEEAERVTAGNATCTLTMCVNYGGRAEIADAAKAIAREVAAGRLDPEKVTEKTVARYLDEPELPDVDLFLRSSGEQRISNFMIWQSAYAELVFLDEPWPDVDRRHLWRAVEDYAHRDRRFGRAVDKAAAADLTTGTAAEGLDRGR from the coding sequence ATGCCGGTCCCACCCCCGCCGCACCCGAGCGGTGCCCGCCCGCCCGTGATCCCGCGCTCCCTCGTCCCGAAGCACGTGGCGGTCGTCATGGACGGCAACGGGCGCTGGGCGAACGCGCGCGGGCTGCCGCGGACGGCGGGTCACGCGGCGGGCGAGGCCTCGCTGCTCGACGTCGTCGCGGGGGCCATCGAGATCGGTGTCACGCACGTCTCGGCGTACGCGTTCTCGACCGAGAACTGGAAGCGCTCACCCGAGGAGGTGCGCTTCCTCATGGGGTTCAACCGGGACGTGCTGCGCCGCCGACGTGACCTCATGGACTCGTGGGGCGTGCGCGTGCGTTGGGCCGGGCGGCGTCCCCGGCTGTGGAAGTCGGTGATCGACGAGCTCGAGGAGGCCGAGCGGGTCACGGCCGGCAACGCCACCTGCACCCTGACGATGTGCGTGAACTACGGCGGTCGCGCGGAGATTGCCGACGCCGCGAAGGCGATCGCCCGCGAGGTCGCTGCGGGCCGGCTCGACCCCGAGAAGGTGACCGAGAAGACGGTCGCGCGCTACCTCGACGAGCCCGAGCTGCCCGATGTCGACCTGTTCCTGCGGTCGTCCGGGGAGCAACGGATCTCGAACTTCATGATCTGGCAGTCCGCGTACGCCGAGCTGGTGTTCCTCGACGAGCCGTGGCCCGACGTGGACCGCCGGCACCTGTGGCGCGCGGTCGAGGACTACGCGCACCGCGACCGACGGTTCGGGCGGGCGGTCGACAAGGCCGCGGCCGCGGATCTCACGACGGGCACGGCGGCAGAGGGGCTCGACCGGGGCCGGTGA
- the recO gene encoding DNA repair protein RecO: protein MSLYRDEAIVLRTQKLGEADRIVTLLSRSHGKVRAVGKGVRRTSSRFGSRLEPFMHIDLQLSTGRSLDIVTQVETLSAFGRPVCEDYALYTAGTVMLETADRLVEAEHEPALQQYWLLIGAVRSLAVREHAPGLVLDSYLMRALAIAGWAPSFTDCARCGKPGPHSAFAVAQGGAMCSGCRPPGATAPARETFDLLAALLSGDWAVADASAERHRREGSGIVAAFSQFYLERQLRSLPMVERI, encoded by the coding sequence GTGAGCCTCTACCGCGACGAGGCGATCGTGCTGCGCACCCAGAAGCTGGGGGAGGCCGACCGCATCGTCACCCTCCTGTCCCGGTCGCACGGCAAGGTGCGCGCCGTCGGCAAGGGTGTGCGCCGGACGTCGTCGCGCTTCGGCTCGCGGCTCGAGCCGTTCATGCACATCGACCTCCAACTGAGCACGGGCCGGTCGCTCGACATCGTCACGCAGGTCGAGACCCTCAGTGCGTTCGGTCGCCCGGTGTGCGAGGACTACGCGCTGTACACGGCCGGCACGGTCATGCTCGAGACGGCCGACCGGCTCGTGGAGGCCGAGCACGAGCCGGCGCTCCAGCAGTACTGGCTGCTCATCGGCGCGGTGCGGTCGCTCGCGGTGCGTGAGCACGCCCCGGGGCTCGTCCTGGACTCCTACCTGATGCGGGCGCTCGCGATCGCAGGGTGGGCCCCGAGCTTCACCGACTGCGCGCGGTGCGGCAAGCCGGGACCGCACAGCGCGTTCGCGGTCGCTCAGGGCGGCGCGATGTGCAGCGGGTGCCGACCACCGGGGGCCACGGCGCCCGCGCGTGAGACGTTCGACCTGCTCGCGGCGCTGCTCTCGGGCGACTGGGCGGTCGCGGACGCGAGCGCCGAGCGCCACCGACGCGAGGGCAGCGGGATCGTCGCGGCCTTCAGCCAGTTCTACCTCGAGCGCCAGCTGCGCTCGCTCCCGATGGTCGAGAGGATCTGA
- the leuA gene encoding 2-isopropylmalate synthase, whose amino-acid sequence MSYDTATPQQPSGMRVNRYLPYAAQFAVDLPDRTWPGKRVTKAPRWCAVDLRDGNQALIEPMNPARKLQMFELLVQMGFKEIEVGFPSASQTDFDFVRMLIEEHRIPDDVVIQVLTQSREHLIERTYEAIEGAKRVIVHLYNSTSTLQREVVFRTDEDGVVDIATSGAHLCKKYEETVPGTEVYYEYSPESYTGTELEFAARVCNAVLDVLEPTPERKVIINLPATVEMATPNVYADSIEWMGRHLHHRENVIISLHPHNDRGTGVAAAELGYLAGADRIEGCLFGNGERTGNVCLVTLGLNLFSQGVDPELDFSDIGHIRRTVEACTQLPVGERHPYGGDLVFTAFSGSHQDAIKKGLDALAVQAAAAGTEVEDVVWAVPYLPIDPKDVGRSYEAIIRVNSQSGKGGISYLLKSERDLDLPRRLQIEFSRVVQGFTDEHGSEVTADDLWRIFNDEYLPAEPGGPLSPWGRLSLRGTRSASIEDGPDTISVDLVDNGEPRTIEGSGNGPIAAFVNALDGIGVHVQVLDYAEHALSAGGDATAAAYVECAVGDQTLWGVGLDPSITTASLKAIISAVNRALR is encoded by the coding sequence ATGAGCTACGACACCGCCACACCCCAGCAGCCCTCCGGCATGCGGGTGAACCGCTACCTCCCGTACGCCGCCCAGTTCGCCGTTGACCTGCCGGACCGCACGTGGCCCGGCAAGCGCGTCACGAAGGCGCCCCGCTGGTGCGCGGTCGACCTGCGTGACGGCAACCAGGCCCTGATCGAGCCGATGAACCCCGCCCGCAAGCTGCAGATGTTCGAGCTGCTCGTGCAGATGGGCTTCAAGGAGATCGAGGTCGGCTTCCCGTCGGCGTCGCAGACCGACTTCGACTTCGTGCGGATGCTCATCGAGGAGCACCGCATCCCCGACGACGTCGTGATCCAGGTCCTCACCCAGTCGCGCGAGCACCTGATCGAGCGCACCTACGAGGCGATCGAGGGCGCCAAGCGCGTCATCGTGCACCTGTACAACTCGACGTCGACGCTGCAGCGCGAGGTGGTCTTCCGCACCGACGAGGACGGGGTCGTCGACATCGCGACGTCGGGCGCGCACCTGTGCAAGAAGTACGAGGAGACGGTCCCCGGCACCGAGGTCTACTACGAGTACTCGCCCGAGTCGTACACCGGCACCGAGCTCGAGTTCGCCGCCCGGGTGTGCAACGCGGTGCTCGACGTGCTCGAGCCGACCCCCGAGCGCAAGGTCATCATCAACCTGCCGGCGACGGTCGAGATGGCGACCCCGAACGTCTACGCCGACTCGATCGAGTGGATGGGCCGCCACCTGCACCACCGCGAGAACGTGATCATCTCGCTGCACCCGCACAACGACCGCGGCACCGGCGTCGCGGCCGCCGAGCTCGGCTACCTCGCGGGGGCCGACCGCATCGAGGGATGCCTGTTCGGCAACGGCGAGCGCACCGGCAACGTGTGCCTCGTGACACTGGGCCTCAACCTGTTCAGCCAGGGTGTCGACCCGGAGCTCGACTTCTCCGACATCGGCCACATCCGCCGCACCGTCGAGGCCTGCACGCAGCTGCCGGTGGGTGAGCGCCACCCGTACGGCGGGGACCTCGTGTTCACCGCCTTCTCCGGCTCGCACCAGGACGCCATCAAGAAGGGCCTCGACGCGCTCGCGGTGCAGGCAGCAGCGGCGGGCACCGAGGTCGAGGACGTCGTGTGGGCCGTCCCGTACCTGCCGATCGACCCGAAGGACGTGGGTCGCAGCTACGAGGCGATCATCCGGGTGAACTCCCAGTCCGGGAAGGGCGGGATCTCCTACCTGCTCAAGTCGGAGCGCGACCTCGATCTCCCGCGCCGCCTGCAGATCGAGTTCTCCCGCGTCGTGCAGGGCTTCACGGACGAGCACGGCTCGGAGGTCACGGCGGACGACCTGTGGCGGATCTTCAACGACGAGTACCTTCCCGCCGAGCCGGGCGGCCCGCTCTCGCCGTGGGGACGGCTGTCGCTGCGCGGGACACGCTCCGCGAGCATCGAGGACGGTCCGGACACCATCTCGGTCGACCTCGTCGACAACGGCGAGCCGCGCACGATCGAGGGCTCGGGCAACGGGCCCATCGCCGCGTTCGTCAACGCCCTCGACGGGATCGGGGTGCACGTCCAGGTGCTCGACTACGCCGAGCACGCCCTGTCGGCCGGCGGGGACGCGACGGCGGCTGCGTACGTCGAGTGCGCGGTGGGCGACCAGACGCTGTGGGGCGTCGGGCTCGACCCGTCGATCACCACGGCGTCGCTCAAGGCCATCATCTCGGCCGTCAACCGCGCGCTTCGCTGA
- a CDS encoding ATP-binding cassette domain-containing protein — MSDNVIQAEGLGVQLGGQQILTGIDLSVGPGEVLALLGANGSGKSTLVRALLGIVPISDGSVELLGSPLGRSAPWERIGYVPQRLPAGAGVPSSALEVVTAGLLHRHRLRPPRDGRARALAALDEVGLAATAHRPVHELSGGQQQRVLIARALVRRPELLVLDEPTSGIDIPTQQTFVDAVQRLHDGGGTVVVILHELGPFAPLIERAVVLRHGRIAHDGAPPSARGEHATPDHDHTHAHPGPTPPPTTRTMSVEVNL; from the coding sequence GTGAGCGACAACGTGATCCAGGCCGAGGGGCTCGGCGTCCAGCTCGGCGGTCAGCAGATCCTCACCGGCATCGACCTGTCGGTGGGCCCCGGCGAGGTCCTCGCCCTGCTCGGCGCCAACGGCTCCGGCAAGTCGACGCTCGTCCGCGCGCTGCTCGGCATCGTCCCGATCTCCGACGGCAGCGTCGAGCTCCTGGGCAGCCCGCTGGGCCGGTCCGCCCCGTGGGAGCGGATCGGGTACGTGCCCCAACGGCTCCCGGCCGGCGCGGGAGTCCCCTCGAGCGCACTCGAGGTCGTGACCGCGGGCCTCCTCCACCGGCACCGCCTGCGCCCGCCCCGCGACGGTCGCGCCCGTGCGCTCGCGGCGCTCGACGAGGTCGGGCTCGCCGCAACGGCGCACCGTCCCGTCCACGAGCTCTCCGGCGGGCAGCAGCAGCGCGTCCTGATCGCCCGCGCGCTGGTGCGCCGACCCGAGCTGCTCGTGCTCGACGAGCCGACGTCCGGGATCGACATCCCCACGCAGCAGACGTTCGTCGACGCCGTCCAGCGCCTGCACGACGGCGGCGGCACCGTCGTCGTCATCCTTCACGAGCTCGGACCGTTCGCACCGCTGATCGAGCGCGCCGTCGTCCTGCGCCACGGACGGATCGCGCACGACGGCGCACCCCCGAGCGCCCGTGGCGAGCACGCGACGCCCGACCACGACCACACGCACGCCCACCCCGGGCCGACGCCTCCCCCGACCACGCGGACGATGTCCGTGGAGGTGAACCTGTGA
- a CDS encoding ABC transporter permease, translating into MTATTTTQELDRMPAEAPTARRPVRGGLNRTFLTIELRRLLRNRRTVVLALIMPPAFFLIFGTQGDYRTTSVGHGNVTAWIMVSMAVYGAMLASASGGAMVSVERALGWSRQLRLTPLRPVAYILTKIVVAMVLGLASVVVVFAVGVVAGAQADASVWVTSALIAWLGSSVFAAFGLFLGYLLPAENVMQMLGPVLAILAFAGGLFVPLTDGLFATIARFTPLYGLAELARTPLVGGGWSWVAVANLGAWAVVFVTGAAVMFRRDTARV; encoded by the coding sequence ATGACCGCCACGACGACCACCCAGGAGCTCGACCGGATGCCTGCCGAGGCGCCGACGGCCCGGCGCCCCGTGCGCGGGGGGCTCAACCGGACGTTCCTGACGATCGAGCTGCGCCGGCTCCTGCGCAACCGGCGCACCGTCGTGCTCGCGCTCATCATGCCGCCGGCGTTCTTCCTGATCTTCGGCACGCAGGGCGACTACCGGACGACCTCGGTCGGCCACGGCAACGTCACCGCCTGGATCATGGTGTCGATGGCGGTGTACGGCGCGATGCTCGCCTCGGCGAGCGGCGGCGCGATGGTCTCGGTCGAGCGTGCGCTCGGCTGGAGCCGCCAGCTGCGCCTGACGCCGCTGCGGCCGGTGGCCTACATCCTCACGAAGATCGTCGTCGCGATGGTCCTCGGGCTCGCCTCGGTGGTCGTGGTCTTCGCGGTCGGCGTGGTCGCCGGCGCGCAGGCCGACGCATCGGTCTGGGTCACCTCGGCGCTCATCGCGTGGCTGGGCTCGTCGGTGTTCGCGGCGTTCGGGCTCTTCCTGGGGTACCTGCTGCCCGCCGAGAACGTGATGCAGATGCTCGGTCCGGTGCTGGCGATCCTCGCGTTCGCCGGCGGACTGTTCGTGCCGCTCACGGACGGGTTGTTCGCCACCATCGCCCGGTTCACCCCGCTCTACGGTCTCGCGGAGCTCGCCCGCACGCCGCTCGTGGGCGGCGGCTGGTCCTGGGTCGCCGTCGCCAACCTCGGTGCGTGGGCGGTGGTGTTCGTCACGGGCGCCGCCGTGATGTTCCGTCGCGACACGGCGCGGGTCTGA
- a CDS encoding metal ABC transporter substrate-binding protein: MPTRLHAACLALPVAAAVLALGACSTGSADDGRPSVLASFYPLQLVAQQVGGDRVDVTSLTPPGAEPHDLELSPAQVVRVGSADLVVYLSDFQPAVDDAVAAAPPAHAVDAATLTTLMPLAGGSGDLDPHFWLDPSRMPAVAHAVADQLSTIDPAGAATYAANATALSARFDALDAQYASGLATCADRAFVTSHAAFGYLAARYDLEQVAISGLDPEADPSPDRLAQISRLVQDRGVSTIFFETLVSPKVAQTLAADLGVDARVLDPLEGVSDPTQDYFSIAEANLSALKMALSCS; the protein is encoded by the coding sequence GTGCCCACCCGCCTCCACGCAGCCTGCCTTGCGCTGCCCGTCGCCGCTGCCGTGCTCGCCCTGGGCGCCTGCTCCACCGGCAGCGCCGACGACGGTCGGCCCAGCGTCCTCGCGTCGTTCTACCCGCTCCAGCTCGTCGCCCAGCAGGTCGGCGGCGACCGCGTCGACGTGACCTCGCTGACGCCGCCCGGCGCCGAGCCGCACGACCTCGAGCTGTCACCGGCCCAGGTCGTCCGGGTCGGCAGCGCCGACCTCGTCGTCTACCTGTCCGACTTCCAGCCCGCGGTCGACGACGCCGTCGCGGCCGCCCCACCGGCCCACGCGGTCGACGCCGCTACTCTCACCACGCTCATGCCACTCGCTGGGGGCTCCGGCGACCTCGACCCGCACTTCTGGCTCGACCCGAGCCGCATGCCGGCCGTCGCCCACGCCGTCGCCGACCAGCTCAGCACGATCGACCCCGCAGGAGCGGCCACGTACGCCGCGAACGCCACGGCCCTGTCCGCACGGTTCGACGCCCTCGACGCGCAGTACGCCAGCGGCCTGGCGACCTGCGCCGACCGCGCGTTCGTCACGTCCCACGCGGCGTTCGGGTACCTCGCGGCGCGCTACGACCTCGAGCAGGTCGCCATCTCGGGGCTCGATCCGGAGGCCGACCCCTCGCCCGACCGCCTCGCCCAGATCAGCCGGCTCGTGCAGGACCGCGGGGTCAGCACGATATTCTTCGAGACGCTCGTGAGCCCCAAGGTCGCCCAGACGTTGGCCGCCGACCTGGGCGTCGACGCCCGGGTCCTCGACCCGCTCGAAGGCGTGAGCGACCCGACCCAGGACTACTTCAGCATCGCCGAAGCGAACCTTTCGGCCCTGAAGATGGCATTGTCCTGCTCGTGA